From the Criblamydia sequanensis CRIB-18 genome, the window AGCTTTTTAACTGCTTCTTTTGGATTTCGGGAGCGTTCTCTAATGGCTTGAATGGTTTCATAAACCCGTTTTGCAGAGGCTTTTCCATTAGTATCGCTTAACACAACCTCTTGAGCACCCATATCGAATAGTTTTTGTGAAAAGCTTGCGATTTCATCAACGGTTAGCTCTTCATCTTGAAATCCGCCGTAAGCAAAAGAGAGATAAACCCTATTCGGAAGGTTAAGTGAAGCTAATCGTTTTATAAGAGAGCCTGTCCTCTCTAAAGAGGTTTGGACGCTGCAGTTCGTATTTTTTAACGCAAATCCGGCAGAGGCGGTTGTGATAAGGGAGACTCTTAGGGGTAAATCTTTTCTAGACTCATAAAGGGGGATAAGGCGCTCTAAGCCTTTTTCATTCGGGACTAAAATATCGAAGGTTTCTCCATTTTTGGAGGTTAACCCTTTAAAAACTGATTCAGTATTAGCCATGCTTACCAAGTTTTTTACAAGACTGCCAAATTCAATATGAGGATAGCCGGCCTCAGAAATTGCTTCTATGAGCGCAAGCTTATCTTCTGTTGAAATAATTTCTTTTCGTTTTTGCAAACCATCTCTTGTCGTTGAGTCGAGGGTCATAACAGATTCTTTTGGGATGCAGTTTAGACTTTTAAGCAAAGGGAGATGAGGAATATTGTACGATCGGCCTTTCCAAGTGGTTTTGGTTTGACACCCAAAAAGCGCTGTGGTTAAGGAGGGGCTGGATAACCTTTGTAAATTTACCCGTAAGCAAGATGAAACTTTCGTTTTCGGCTGCATATAAAGTCCTCTTTTTTATATAGAATTCGTATTTCGGAGTGGTTCTAAAGAAAAAAGAAAAAAGAATGTTACCAAAAAAATCTTCTTTTTTAGAATGGCTAAAACAGCCCAGAGAATGGTCAATATAAATTTTTAAAATGAATAGTTTTATTAATTGAATATTAAAGAATCTAATTGTATTATTTTTTGTTAAAATGGTTGAAACTTTTCAATTAAAATTCATAAATAAAAACTCTTTTATTTTTTTACTAACATTTTAACAGGTAATTTGTTATGCCTAGTCTGTCGGTTATAGAAAAGAGTTAAAAAGCTTTGGTTATGGAAAAAGGGTTTAACCTAAAGACACTCGTTCAAGAAAAAACTCGCCTTGCTTTTTTATGGACAAAGATTTTAGACACTCCCTTTTGGGCGATGTTTAACATGCTGCCTTTTATTTTATATAAGGATTTGCAAGCCTCAAGCTTTGAAATTGCCGTTATTATTGCTCTTAAGCCCTTATCTGCGATTATTTCCATGTACTGGAGTGATCACTTAAGCAAAAAAGGCTGGAGTTTAAAAAATAATATTCTTCTTAGCAATTTAATCAGACACCTTCCCTTTTTCTTATTCCCATGGGTCTCCAATCCTTGGTTTTTTATTTTTGCTTTCGGTCTTAATATGGCTCTTTATAGGGGAGCGCAGCCTGCCTGGATGGAAATTTTAAAAGTAAATCTGCCGGGAGTTGCTAAAGAAAAGACCTTTGCTTTCGGTTCGGCTTTAGGGTACATAGGGGATGCCATCATTCCCTTTGTCATTGGCATGGCTTTAGATGGGGTTGAGCAAGGATGGCGATATATTTTTCCGATCACGGCCTTAATCTCCCTTTTTCCTTTAGTTTTTCAATGGCATATTCCCCTTAAGGAAGATTTAGAGCTAAAAGCAAACCCCATAAAAAGCTCTCTTAAAGACCATGTTGTTTCCCCATGGAAGAGCACTTTCCAATTAATTAAAAAAAGAAGAGATTTTGCCTATTTTCAAATCGGCTTTATTCTTGGAGGCTCGGGACTAATCATCATGCAGCCTGCGCTGCCGGCTTTTTTCTTTGATAATTTAAAGTTGTCCTATACGGAGCTTGCAGTGGCTTTAACTTTTTGCAAAGGGATTGGCTTTGCCCTCTCAACCCCTTTTTGGACAAGGTTTATCGGAAGGGAAGATATTTTCCGATTTACAAGCCATGTCATTGCTATCGCCGCCCTTTTTCCATTCTTCCTTCTTTTTGCGAAATTCAATTTGATCTGGCTCTATCTTGGATATATCGGATACGGTATTATGCAAGCCGGAAGCAATTTGAGCTGGAATATGTCGGGCCCGATTTTCTCTAAGGATGAAGACAGCTCTCTATTTACAACGGTTAATGTTGTGACAGTCGGCCTAAGAGGCCTTGTAGCCCCGGCTCTTGGAAGCATTTTGAATTCTTACTTTGGCTCCCAAGCTCCGCTTATCGGAGGAGCCCTCCTTTGTCTTTTGGCTACAGAAAGACTATTCTCCTATAGCCGAAAGCTTGGGTTTAGTAAAAGACAAGCCTAAGGCAAGATCGTTAGGTTTTGGTGAAGTGGCGTGCGTGCGCGTATTCTTCAAGTTCATTGATAAGGTTATTGATCTCGGAAAAATGCTCTTCGAAGTCTTCGCCAAAAAGAAGGATGTCTTCTTCCAGTCTTTTTGCGAGCAGCTTCTCAGCTTCTAAGATATTATTAGGGGGTGTTTCACACTCTCTTATAAAATCGACAGCCTGTTTAAAAGCTGCGGCTTGTACTGTCCTTTCATGCAGGGTAAGAAGAGGGGGGCAAAACTCAAGTGTTTCTCCGGCTTCCTGAATAAAAATAAAAAGGATCGATTGTTCAAAAATTTTTCCAAGTAAATGCACAAAATCGATCGCTTCTTTAAAGGGGAAAAGATATTTTTTCTTTTCGGTTAGATCGAATAAAGCCTCTTCGTACACCTTTTCTAAAAAGAAATAAAGAGGAAGATACCCCTCAACCTTAGTTTGAAGCATGATTTCTTTATCAAAAGTTCTTTTCTCCAAAAGTTTTTCGTGAATAGAGGCGATCACTTGATTTTCAAACAAAGAATAGGTTTGAGAGAGGGTATTAAAAGCCTCTTTTTCTTCGGCTATTTTTCCAAAAAAAAGATCTAGAATCTCAAGGCTTTTTTCTTGGCTAATCAGAGATTCCGGGACTAGCTTTAAAAACTGCGAGGCCAATTTTTTGTGGAGGTTTAAAAAATAGGTTTTATTTTTTTTGAACGCCTCTTCTTTAAGTTGAAGAGATTTTTTAGCTAAAGTGTTCAAACGCCCCTTAGGCAAAAGAGCGATAGCGACAGCGTTTTTCTTCTCATGGAACTGTTTGAATAAGGGAAGAAATTCAGGCCTGAGAGGGCAATTTGGAATAAAGCAATTGCTTAAAGCCCAACCCGCATATTGTTTTGGATGGGGGTAGCCGCTTTGCATGGACCTTCTTAACATTCTAAACGTTTGAGGAACACTTCTTAAAGAAGCTCCTTGCTTTCTTATAAACTCGCCTGAGAGTTCAATTTCTTCCCCGGGGAGCGGCAATAGGGTTTGTGAAAGCACTACCGTTTCTTTATCGGCAAGCCCTGAAAATTGCACCGGGACCTTAGCAAGATCAATCACTTTAAGGGGAATTTCATGATCTTTTAAAAGCATAATGCCTTTCATTCGAAACATGTCTAGCTCTTGCGTTAAAGGCTTTTCATGAACTTCTCTTTTTTTTAAGCTCAATCTTACCCCTTCTGTTTTTAACGCAGAAGCCGCATTTTTCCGGACCTCCTCGCCTTCCTCATAATGGGAGCTTAACTTGATAGGCATTAAAATCTTTGGAAAGGAAGATTCTTCTTTTTCCAATCCCAGCGTTTTTAAAAGAAGAAAGGGGATTTTATGGCTCCAGCTCGGGGATTTTTTCGTTTCATTTTTATCATTAAAGTCGTGAATGGCCGCAACCGCTAATTTCGCAAGCTTTTGCTCTTTTGGAGAGCCTTTCTGAAATTTTTCAAGGAGAAGATAGTTGGATTTTAAGGTGACGATCGCAGCTGTTAGTTTCTCTGAGAAATCTGTTGTTTTTTTCTCGGGCAAGAATATTTTTTGAAATAGAGATTTTAAATGCGAGCTTACAGCTTGCATTTTCATGGCGGACTTGCGATGATTATACTCTTCGAGGACTCGAATCGCAGACTCAATAGCCTCCAACCGCTCGGCAATTTCTTTTGATAAATTTTCCTGAGACATGGTTTCTAAGCTTCTCTATTATTAATTAAAACTAATTTTCTTCTTCGTAAACCTCTTTTAAGGCTTTGCCAAGCGGGGTATAGACTTCTAATTTTGTAGTTTGCTGAACAAGTAAATCATCCCCTCTAACTTGAGGATCTTGAATTTGTATGACTTCGCCACGTCTGAGATATTCATAGGCCCTTGACTCTTTGGGGTGCTTTTTCAGAAGAGTTCCAAGACGCTTTTTTCCTTGTTTGCCGCAAAGAAAAAATCGGCTTCCATTTTGGGTTTCGATAGGGGGGCTTATCACCCTAAAAAGAGGTTTTTCAGCAATTTTTGGCCACTCCTGCTTATTCCCCCGAATAAGAAGATAACTCATTTTAAGAGAGTTTCTTTTCATCTTGCCGGATCTATGAATTTCATCAATCAGATAAGGGCTTTCGAGCTCTCTTTGGGCGTAGCAAGGAGCTTTGCTTTTTAGAGCAGGGCATTCTCCTTGATAAAGGCAAGGCGCTTGAATGGGATAGCCCTGTTTTACAAAATAGTTTCTAAGCTCTAAAATTCTAGCATTGGTTCCTTTGGAAGAACTATCAACTAAGAGGAAGTGGCCATCTTCACTTAAGTGCTGGAGAAGTCTATTGAAAAACGATGTTTGTTCTTCAAAATTTCCTTCTTTTGATGGAAAAAGCTCTTCCAAACCGTGGGCTAAAATGATGAGATCATACTTCCCCTCAAAGGGCCAATTTCTTCTATGAACATCCATTCTTCTGACGTTTAAGGAGTATCCGGCTTTTCCCGCAAGCTCACCTGCTATTCTTAAAGCGCTTTCGTGGTAGTCGGCGACTGTGACTTCTTGCGCTCCAAGTTTTAAAGCCGCGTAAGCATAGGAGCCTGGCCCGCTGCATAAGTCAAGGACTCTTTTTTTAGAAGAAGGCAGCTCTTGAAGAAGAGAAAAGGCTTCCTGAAAGTGGAGAGGAAAGTAATAAAGAAGGTAGGAAACTAGATTTTCAGCTTCTTTAAAAGATTCTAATGTCCCTAAATGGCCGTTTTTTGCCTGGTGTTCTTCATATTCTGTTATTTTGGCGACGACTGATCTAAACTCCCTTGTCTGTAAACGATCATGGGGTCCTGAAAGCCGCATCGTTCGTCTCCATATAGAGATGAGAAGCGGCATTAATTCATTTAATTCTGAAGTCAGCGAGGGTGCTAAATCTCTTTTTTTCATGGTTTATCTTTTTTTTAAGAGAAAAGGGTTTCTATTTCATTATTTGAAAGTTCCTTAAAAGCACCTTCCGCTAAATGACCAAGGTGCAGTCCTCCGATTCGAATACGTTTTAACTCCAGGACTTCAAGGCCGGCTTTCTCAAGCAATAACCTAACTTCTCGGTTTTTTCCTTCTTTGACAGAGACTTTTACAGTGCCTCGTCTCACTTTTTGTACTTTTACAGGCTTAATAAGGACTCTATCTATGACCACTCCTTTAGAAATTTCTTGCAAATGGTCCGGGGTAATTTCCTTATCGGTCTTAGCCAAGTATTCCTTTTGAATATTTGAGCTTGGATGAATGATTTTTTGGGCTAAATCCCCATCTGTTGTCACAAGCAAAAGCCCGGAGGTGTCTTTATCTAGTCTGCCGACAGTAAAAAAACGTTTTTTTATGTGAGCAAAAAAAGATAAAACGCTTTTTTGAGTAGGCAGGGGATTCGCTGTGCAAACATAACCCTTCGGTTTATTGAACATAAAGATGAGCTTCTTTTGGAAAGGATTAACCTTTTTTCCAAAAACTTGAATATGATCCCTCTCTCCGACTAATCTTCCAGGCTCTAGGACTGTTTCGCCATTAATCTTGACTTTTCCATCAAAAATGATTTCATCGCATTTTCTTCGTGAAGCCACGCCTGCTTCCGCTAGAGCTTTATTCAATCGTACTTGCTGGGGGTTTTTTTCCATATCGGGCTATCTGTTAAAAAATTAATGAAAAAAAATTTTAACTAAAAATCTATTAAATTGCAATAAACTACCCTTTATAAATATATTAAAAATAAGTTTTTGTTTATAGAATACGGAAGTCAATCAGAAGCCTGGCGACTAATCCCTTTATTGACTATGATTGTGAAAAACAGGACAAATTTTTCCTTTGAAAGTGTTTTTAAGGAAATAGGGAGACGGAAGACTAATGAGCCTTTTAATCTTGCTAAGACATGGCGAATCGGAGTGGAATAAGTTAAACCTTTTTACCGGCTGGGTTGATGTTCCTCTTTCTAGAAAAGGAATTAAAGAAGCAGAAGATGCGGGCAAAGTCATCAAAGACATCAAAATCGATGTAGCTTTTACCTCTACTTTAATTAGAGCTCAAATGACCTTGATGCTCTCTCTTCTCGATCATCCCTCCGGAATTCCGTATTTAACCCATACGGGAGAAGGAAAACTTGAAGAATGGGCTAAAGTTTATAATGAAAAAACCTTTGCAAGCTTAATTCCCGTTTATACTTCCTGGCACTTAAATGAGAGAA encodes:
- a CDS encoding MFS transporter codes for the protein MEKGFNLKTLVQEKTRLAFLWTKILDTPFWAMFNMLPFILYKDLQASSFEIAVIIALKPLSAIISMYWSDHLSKKGWSLKNNILLSNLIRHLPFFLFPWVSNPWFFIFAFGLNMALYRGAQPAWMEILKVNLPGVAKEKTFAFGSALGYIGDAIIPFVIGMALDGVEQGWRYIFPITALISLFPLVFQWHIPLKEDLELKANPIKSSLKDHVVSPWKSTFQLIKKRRDFAYFQIGFILGGSGLIIMQPALPAFFFDNLKLSYTELAVALTFCKGIGFALSTPFWTRFIGREDIFRFTSHVIAIAALFPFFLLFAKFNLIWLYLGYIGYGIMQAGSNLSWNMSGPIFSKDEDSSLFTTVNVVTVGLRGLVAPALGSILNSYFGSQAPLIGGALLCLLATERLFSYSRKLGFSKRQA
- a CDS encoding pseudouridine synthase translates to MEKNPQQVRLNKALAEAGVASRRKCDEIIFDGKVKINGETVLEPGRLVGERDHIQVFGKKVNPFQKKLIFMFNKPKGYVCTANPLPTQKSVLSFFAHIKKRFFTVGRLDKDTSGLLLVTTDGDLAQKIIHPSSNIQKEYLAKTDKEITPDHLQEISKGVVIDRVLIKPVKVQKVRRGTVKVSVKEGKNREVRLLLEKAGLEVLELKRIRIGGLHLGHLAEGAFKELSNNEIETLFS
- a CDS encoding small ribosomal subunit Rsm22 family protein, with protein sequence MKKRDLAPSLTSELNELMPLLISIWRRTMRLSGPHDRLQTREFRSVVAKITEYEEHQAKNGHLGTLESFKEAENLVSYLLYYFPLHFQEAFSLLQELPSSKKRVLDLCSGPGSYAYAALKLGAQEVTVADYHESALRIAGELAGKAGYSLNVRRMDVHRRNWPFEGKYDLIILAHGLEELFPSKEGNFEEQTSFFNRLLQHLSEDGHFLLVDSSSKGTNARILELRNYFVKQGYPIQAPCLYQGECPALKSKAPCYAQRELESPYLIDEIHRSGKMKRNSLKMSYLLIRGNKQEWPKIAEKPLFRVISPPIETQNGSRFFLCGKQGKKRLGTLLKKHPKESRAYEYLRRGEVIQIQDPQVRGDDLLVQQTTKLEVYTPLGKALKEVYEEEN